The Paramisgurnus dabryanus chromosome 1, PD_genome_1.1, whole genome shotgun sequence genome includes a window with the following:
- the LOC135779397 gene encoding interferon gamma-related-like has product MDSWLTIMLMCGLLIASLQGTDGFRLRRSKQDKNQMLETNIKQLQNHYNTLGAEWVRIKVFDLDRVNVLKSSSCTCQSLMLEGMLNVYEKIFTDMLKKLEKKELKASVNDIMKEVKNVRDKYSVEQKLWKDLQDLHHVKEKNSTIQGVALNEFLMVINEAYTEKEDSRSNQSTV; this is encoded by the exons ATGGATTCTTGGCTCACAATAATGCTGATGTGTGGACTTCTTATAGCATCTCTTCAAGGAACCGATGGATTCAGACTTCGACGTTCTAAACAAGACAAGAACCAAATGCTGGAAACAAATATCAAGCAACTACAAAATCATTAC AACACACTTGGTGCAGAATGGGTCAGGATAAAAGTTTTTGATCTGGACCGGGTGAAT GTTTTGAAGTCAAGTTCATGCACCTGTCAGTCGCTGATGCTCGAAGGAATGTTGAACGTCTATGAAAAAATCTTCACGGATATGCTCAAGAAGTTGGAGAAGAAAGAACTGAAAGCCAGCGTCAATGATATCATGAAAGAGGTTAAAAATGTGAGAGATAAATACAGTGTGGAACAAAAGCTTTGGAAAGACCTTCAAGACCTTCACCATGTCAAG GAGAAAAACAGCACAATCCAAGGAGTGGCGTTGAATGAGTTTCTCATGGTGATTAATGAAGCCTACACAGAGAAAGAAGATTCGCGATCCAATCAAAGTACTGTCTGA
- the LOC135775099 gene encoding interferon gamma-related-like gives MNVWCNVVLLLIASLQVTDGARLPRSRNDKEQLLKKLEEIIHPLQKYYTTTGTEWVGNSVFAPYLDQQNLRASCTCQTMLLDRILKIYEEIFTDMSNNAEKKDVKTNLTKAVSEVKKLRLKFKGEHELWRDLQDVHLIKAKNGTVQKGALNEFLMVFDLAY, from the exons ATGAATGTATGGTGCAACGTGGTGCTTCTGCTTATAGCGTCTCTTCAGGTAACTGATGGAGCCAGGTTACCTCGATCAAGAAATGACAAGGAACAGCTGCTGAAGAAACTAGAGGAAATAATTCACCCTCTCCAAAAGTATTAT ACCACAACTGGCACAGAATGGGTCGGGAATTCTGTTTTCGCTCCCTATCTGGATCAGCAGAat TTGAGGGCTTCCTGCACGTGTCAGACGATGTTGCTGGATAGAATTTTGAAAATCTACGAAGAAATCTTCACAGACATGAGCAACAACGCTGAGAAGAAAGACGTAAAAACCAACCTAACAAAAGCGGTGAGCGAGGTAAAGAAGCTGAGACTTAAATTTAAGGGAGAGCATGAGCTTTGGAGAGATCTTCAAGACGTTCACTTAATCAAG GCGAAAAATGGTACAGTCCAGAAAGGAGCGCTGAATGAATTTCTCATGGTGTTTGATTTGGCCTACTGA